In one Streptomyces sp. NBC_01241 genomic region, the following are encoded:
- the eccCa gene encoding type VII secretion protein EccCa gives MSTVTFRRPPRRPGPQLPQGELTLQEPPALPESQSAMSGVITYLPMALSSLGMVLIFIRPGESSGILMWVAIGMMLLSAVGMLISQFIRAAGDRKRRLRGERRDYLRYLATSRRRIRKAIDEQRRADAWHHPEPGSLVSLARSGRLWERRTTHEDFAEIRVATGTRQLALTLNPLSTKPVEDLEPLCAHALRRFIRAYSTVPGQPIAVRLRSFARVVLLSGGPDTQEAVPEGATATPAERNLEAARGAARAAVAQLAVLHAPEDLALVVVADGGALPGWEWVKWLPHAQHPSDTDGAGAARLVAEAVSELEPLLGEEFGGRPPFEPGSEPSRDEPYTVIVLDTAAVPAGARIAGPGYRNALVIDVRGALDAAPARGTLRFRVTPDDLSMVTTDPDGKSSETSVGRPETLGPHAARALASAVAPFRLGITARSEQPLQEDMELTGLLGIHDLHSADFTKLHERRAPGDRLRVPIGLAADGSQVTLDIKESAQGGMGPHGMLIGATGSGKSELLRTLVLGLALTHSSETLNFVLVDFKGGATFLGLDRLPHTSAVITNLADETALVERMRDALHGELMRRQELLRRAGNYASVLEYEKAREGGADLAPLPTLFVVVDEFSELLAAHRDFLDLFVMIGRLGRSLGVHLLLASQRLDEGRIHQLESHLSYRVGLRTFSAMESRGVLGVPDAYELPPQPGSGLLKNDVGTLTRFKAAFVSGPYRVVRPAVRQAVVAGQVVPFHAGWVPPRQLPQTEPDVATPEAGPTEEAAAASLLTIAVERLESSGPHAHQVWLPPLTEPPTLDLLLPPPGSATPRRPLTVPVGIVDRPFDQRRDELTADLSGAGGHVGIAGGPQSGKSTLVRTLVTAIARTHTPREVQFYCLDLGGGALSALCGLPHVGGVTGRLDPDRLLRTVAEITALIARRERQFADRGLGSMADFRRKRAAGEFADDPYGDVFLVVDGWNTIRQDFMDLVPTFTLIASRGLNFGVHLIIAATRWGEVGSALRDQLGTRFELRLGDPVDSAINMRAAATVPKIPGRGLTDERLHFLAALPRIDGDPSVDTLSDGVDALVRETAAEWDGPKAPPVRMLPLTLPASELPEPDGDLRVPIGLRDVQLDTFHHDFEENPHLVVVGDAESGKTNLLAMVCEAVTRRYGPSEARVMVTDYRRRLAGAVPEPYRLGYAVGPAQLQEMVSGSARAMADRVPGPEISPERLKRRDWWKGPRLFVVVDDYELIGSGGPDPFAPLLPYLAQGTEVGLHVIVARSANGASRSMMSDQLLRRLVEANTPVLQLSCPPTEGQIIAGTKPRLLPPGRGLYITRRNTVQVQTALRGEEAEEAEEAVGTETE, from the coding sequence TTGAGCACCGTCACGTTCCGGCGCCCGCCGCGCCGGCCGGGCCCGCAGCTGCCACAGGGCGAGCTGACCCTCCAGGAACCACCCGCGCTGCCCGAGTCCCAGAGCGCCATGAGCGGCGTCATCACCTATCTGCCCATGGCGCTCAGCTCGCTCGGCATGGTCCTGATCTTCATCAGGCCCGGCGAGAGCAGCGGCATCCTGATGTGGGTCGCCATCGGGATGATGCTGCTGTCCGCCGTCGGCATGCTGATCAGCCAGTTCATCCGCGCCGCCGGTGACCGCAAACGGCGGCTGCGCGGCGAACGGCGCGATTACCTGCGCTACCTCGCCACCAGCCGCCGCCGTATCCGCAAGGCCATCGACGAGCAGCGGCGCGCCGACGCCTGGCACCACCCCGAGCCCGGCTCGCTCGTCTCCCTGGCGCGCAGCGGACGGCTGTGGGAGCGCCGCACCACCCATGAGGACTTCGCCGAGATCCGGGTCGCCACCGGCACCCGTCAGCTCGCGCTCACCCTCAACCCCCTCTCCACCAAGCCCGTCGAGGACCTCGAACCGCTCTGCGCGCACGCGCTGCGCCGCTTCATCCGCGCGTACTCGACGGTGCCGGGGCAGCCGATCGCGGTCCGGCTGCGCTCCTTCGCCCGGGTGGTCCTGCTGTCCGGCGGCCCGGACACGCAGGAGGCAGTGCCCGAGGGGGCCACCGCCACCCCGGCCGAACGGAACCTGGAGGCGGCCCGCGGCGCCGCCCGCGCCGCGGTCGCCCAGCTCGCCGTCCTGCACGCCCCGGAGGACCTGGCCCTTGTGGTCGTCGCCGACGGCGGCGCGCTCCCCGGCTGGGAGTGGGTGAAGTGGCTGCCGCACGCCCAGCACCCGTCCGACACCGACGGTGCGGGCGCCGCCCGCCTCGTCGCCGAGGCCGTCTCCGAGCTGGAGCCACTGCTGGGCGAGGAGTTCGGCGGGCGTCCGCCGTTCGAGCCGGGCTCCGAGCCGAGCCGCGACGAGCCGTACACGGTCATCGTCCTGGACACCGCCGCGGTGCCCGCCGGGGCGCGCATCGCCGGGCCCGGCTACCGCAACGCCCTGGTCATCGACGTACGCGGGGCCCTCGACGCCGCCCCCGCACGCGGCACACTCCGCTTCCGGGTCACCCCCGACGACCTCTCGATGGTCACCACCGACCCGGACGGCAAGTCCTCCGAGACCTCCGTGGGCCGCCCCGAGACCCTGGGCCCGCACGCCGCCCGCGCCCTGGCCTCCGCCGTGGCCCCCTTCCGGCTGGGCATCACCGCCCGCTCCGAGCAGCCGCTCCAGGAGGACATGGAGCTGACCGGTCTGCTCGGCATCCACGATCTGCACTCCGCCGACTTCACCAAGCTGCACGAACGGCGCGCGCCCGGCGACCGACTGCGGGTCCCCATCGGTCTCGCCGCCGACGGCAGCCAGGTGACCCTGGACATCAAGGAGTCGGCGCAGGGCGGGATGGGCCCGCACGGCATGCTCATCGGCGCCACCGGATCGGGCAAGTCGGAGCTGCTGCGCACCCTGGTGCTCGGTCTCGCGCTCACCCACTCGTCCGAGACGCTCAACTTCGTACTCGTCGACTTCAAGGGCGGCGCGACCTTCCTCGGCCTCGATCGGCTGCCCCACACCTCCGCCGTCATCACCAACCTCGCCGACGAGACGGCGCTCGTGGAGCGCATGCGGGACGCCCTGCACGGTGAACTGATGCGCCGCCAGGAGCTGCTGCGCAGGGCGGGCAACTACGCCTCGGTGCTGGAGTACGAGAAGGCCCGCGAAGGCGGCGCCGACCTCGCACCGCTGCCCACCCTCTTCGTCGTCGTCGACGAGTTCAGTGAACTCCTCGCCGCCCACCGGGACTTCCTCGACCTGTTCGTCATGATCGGACGGCTCGGCCGGAGCCTCGGCGTGCATCTGCTGCTCGCCTCGCAGCGGCTCGACGAAGGCCGTATCCACCAGCTGGAGTCCCATCTCTCCTACCGGGTGGGGCTGCGGACCTTCTCCGCGATGGAGAGCCGCGGTGTGCTCGGTGTCCCGGACGCGTACGAGCTGCCTCCGCAGCCCGGAAGCGGCCTGCTGAAGAACGACGTCGGCACGCTCACCCGGTTCAAGGCCGCCTTCGTCTCCGGTCCCTACCGAGTGGTCCGCCCCGCAGTGCGCCAGGCGGTCGTCGCCGGGCAGGTCGTGCCGTTCCACGCGGGCTGGGTGCCGCCGCGGCAACTGCCGCAGACCGAGCCCGATGTGGCCACGCCGGAAGCCGGTCCGACCGAGGAGGCCGCTGCCGCCAGCCTGCTCACCATCGCCGTCGAGCGGCTGGAGAGCTCCGGCCCGCACGCCCATCAGGTGTGGCTGCCCCCGCTCACCGAGCCGCCCACGCTCGACCTGCTGCTGCCCCCGCCCGGCTCGGCGACGCCACGCCGCCCGCTCACCGTGCCGGTCGGCATCGTGGACCGGCCGTTCGACCAGCGGCGCGACGAGCTGACCGCCGACCTGTCGGGGGCGGGCGGCCACGTCGGCATCGCGGGCGGACCGCAGAGCGGCAAGAGCACCCTCGTGCGTACGCTCGTCACCGCCATCGCCCGCACCCACACCCCGCGCGAGGTGCAGTTCTACTGCCTGGACCTGGGCGGCGGCGCGCTCTCCGCGCTCTGTGGCCTCCCGCACGTCGGCGGCGTCACCGGACGCCTCGACCCGGACCGGCTGCTCCGTACCGTTGCCGAGATCACCGCGCTGATCGCTCGCCGCGAGCGGCAGTTCGCCGACCGCGGCCTGGGCTCCATGGCCGACTTCCGGCGCAAGCGCGCGGCCGGTGAGTTCGCCGACGACCCGTACGGCGACGTCTTCCTCGTCGTGGACGGCTGGAACACGATCCGCCAGGACTTCATGGACCTGGTGCCCACCTTCACCCTCATCGCGTCCCGCGGGCTCAACTTCGGCGTCCACCTGATCATCGCCGCAACCCGCTGGGGCGAGGTCGGCAGCGCCCTGCGCGACCAGCTCGGCACTCGCTTCGAACTGCGGCTCGGCGACCCGGTCGACTCCGCGATCAACATGCGGGCGGCGGCAACCGTACCGAAGATCCCCGGCCGGGGGCTCACCGACGAGCGGCTGCATTTCCTGGCCGCACTGCCCCGTATCGACGGGGACCCTTCGGTCGACACCCTCTCGGACGGCGTGGACGCGCTGGTCCGCGAGACGGCCGCCGAGTGGGACGGGCCCAAGGCCCCGCCCGTACGGATGCTGCCGCTCACCCTGCCCGCGTCCGAACTGCCCGAGCCGGACGGCGACCTGCGCGTCCCGATCGGCCTGCGGGACGTCCAACTGGACACCTTCCACCACGACTTCGAGGAGAACCCGCACCTGGTCGTGGTCGGCGACGCCGAGTCGGGCAAGACCAACCTGCTGGCCATGGTCTGCGAAGCCGTCACCCGGCGCTACGGGCCCAGCGAGGCCCGCGTCATGGTCACCGACTACCGTCGCCGCCTGGCCGGAGCCGTACCGGAGCCCTACCGCCTCGGGTACGCGGTCGGCCCGGCCCAGCTCCAGGAGATGGTCAGCGGCTCCGCCCGCGCCATGGCCGACCGGGTGCCGGGGCCGGAGATCTCACCGGAGCGGCTGAAGCGGCGCGACTGGTGGAAGGGGCCGCGGCTGTTCGTGGTCGTGGACGACTACGAGCTGATCGGCAGCGGCGGTCCCGACCCGTTCGCCCCGCTGCTTCCGTATCTCGCGCAGGGCACCGAGGTGGGTCTGCACGTGATCGTGGCTCGCAGCGCCAACGGCGCGTCCCGCTCGATGATGTCGGACCAGCTGCTGCGCCGGCTCGTCGAGGCCAACACCCCGGTCCTGCAACTGTCCTGCCCGCCCACCGAGGGCCAGATCATCGCCGGTACGAAGCCCCGTCTACTCCCGCCCGGACGCGGTCTGTACATCACGCGCCGCAACACGGTGCAGGTGCAGACGGCGCTGCGCGGTGAAGAGGCAGAGGAGGCGGAGGAGGCAGTGGGGACGGAAACGGAGTAA
- the eccD gene encoding type VII secretion integral membrane protein EccD: MSDTTVGLCRIAVRAPENSYELGVPVDVPLADLIPVLVEYAGGELHEQGAAHGGWTLQRLGAAPLDEEGTPQSLELRDGETLYLRARHEALPEVDFDDLVDGIGETLRARPDTWRPALSRRLLIGLAVAGLAAALFTVALPGPTGWRAGAAAVLAVLLLAGATAASRAVGDAGAGAALGLMAVPHLALAGALLPTAGHGEDVFGPRLLAGGAAAAGAAVLALAAVGAFAPLFLGAFAVALFAAVGGLVCAGGVPLSHTAGYLAVGAVATGSFVPGLAFRLAGLRLPPLPSSADELQEGIEPFEAERVRVRARSADAYATGCSAALGLVLAGCVTALLTGPDSDGWPAPVLAVALGVLLLLHTRTVGGALQRLALALPGAYALVLAACTDAAGTGMPGRLEVTGFLTAAAAVTVIAAWTVPGRRLVPYWGRAADILHSLTALVLLPLALLLAGVFGTLRGIWG, translated from the coding sequence GTGAGCGACACCACCGTCGGATTGTGCCGAATAGCTGTAAGAGCGCCTGAAAATTCCTATGAGTTGGGCGTCCCGGTCGACGTGCCGCTCGCCGATCTCATCCCCGTCCTGGTCGAGTACGCCGGCGGTGAACTGCATGAGCAGGGCGCCGCCCACGGCGGCTGGACCCTCCAGCGACTGGGCGCCGCGCCGCTCGACGAGGAGGGAACCCCGCAGTCGCTCGAGTTGCGCGACGGCGAGACGCTGTATCTGCGGGCCCGTCACGAGGCGTTGCCCGAGGTCGACTTCGACGATCTGGTCGATGGCATCGGAGAGACGCTGCGGGCCCGCCCCGACACCTGGCGCCCCGCGCTGAGCAGACGGCTACTGATCGGCCTTGCCGTGGCCGGGCTGGCCGCGGCCCTGTTCACCGTCGCGCTGCCCGGCCCCACCGGCTGGCGGGCGGGCGCGGCTGCCGTGCTCGCCGTACTGCTGCTCGCCGGGGCCACGGCCGCGTCGCGCGCCGTCGGGGACGCGGGGGCGGGCGCGGCTCTCGGGCTGATGGCGGTGCCGCATCTGGCCCTGGCCGGAGCACTGTTGCCCACCGCCGGGCACGGTGAGGACGTGTTCGGCCCCCGGTTGCTGGCGGGCGGAGCGGCGGCAGCCGGCGCCGCGGTCCTCGCGCTGGCCGCGGTCGGCGCGTTCGCTCCACTGTTCCTCGGCGCCTTCGCCGTCGCCCTGTTCGCGGCGGTCGGCGGCCTGGTCTGCGCGGGCGGAGTGCCGCTGTCGCACACCGCCGGATACCTCGCGGTGGGCGCGGTCGCCACCGGGAGTTTCGTACCGGGTCTCGCCTTCCGCCTGGCGGGGCTGCGGCTCCCACCACTGCCGTCCAGCGCCGACGAACTCCAGGAGGGCATCGAGCCCTTCGAGGCCGAGCGGGTCCGGGTGCGTGCCCGGTCCGCCGACGCGTACGCCACCGGTTGCTCCGCCGCACTCGGACTGGTCCTCGCGGGTTGTGTGACGGCGCTGCTCACCGGGCCCGACTCCGACGGCTGGCCCGCGCCGGTCCTCGCGGTGGCGCTCGGCGTACTGCTGCTGCTGCACACCCGGACCGTCGGCGGTGCCCTGCAGCGCCTGGCCCTGGCACTGCCGGGGGCGTACGCCCTGGTGCTCGCCGCCTGCACGGACGCGGCCGGGACCGGCATGCCCGGCCGGCTGGAGGTCACCGGGTTCCTGACGGCCGCGGCAGCGGTCACGGTGATTGCCGCCTGGACCGTGCCCGGCCGCAGGCTGGTCCCGTACTGGGGCCGCGCGGCCGACATCCTGCACAGCCTGACCGCACTCGTGCTGCTGCCGCTCGCGCTGCTGCTGGCCGGGGTGTTCGGCACGCTGCGAGGCATCTGGGGCTGA
- the eccB gene encoding type VII secretion protein EccB — protein MQSRRDQVQAHMFVMGRLSSSMQRAEPDAPDTPTARTWRGIMWGLLVAALAAVVTTLYGLISPGGATSWRTDGALVVVKDSGARYLYVGGTLHPVLNEASARLLAGDKLSVQQVAAASLGDTPRGTPLGIVGAPDGLPKGALDRGTWSVCAGRKDTGTGGTSTVTSVVIGTEPGGDGLGAKDGVLVSSPHGGVQLLWQGRRFAVDTKHGAAAALGWAGTTAPYPVGDAFLASLAAGPDLAAPEVPGRGGAGPQLAGAASRTGQLFTADGGQHYLLRKDGLVPLTDTLHRLVLGDPRTQAQAYGGGVVSERTVGAADLAAHQVPASAAAALAADLPAKAPHPVSAAAGQDVCARVASSGSGHTTTVALVAAAQVPGGAPDAEPGVRAGCLAADRIWVRPGSGALVTAHSTAGTGASRYLVTDAGAAYPVPDDDALKQLGYSADEAVRLPAPLLDLLPTGPSLDPQALAQDGIVRADQSASEGTGSESVARTGKQSNERCVNN, from the coding sequence ATGCAGTCCAGGCGTGACCAGGTCCAGGCCCACATGTTCGTCATGGGCCGGCTCTCCTCCAGCATGCAGCGCGCCGAGCCGGATGCGCCGGACACCCCGACCGCCCGTACCTGGCGCGGCATCATGTGGGGCCTGCTGGTCGCCGCCCTCGCCGCGGTGGTCACGACGCTGTACGGGCTGATCTCGCCCGGCGGCGCGACTTCCTGGCGCACCGACGGCGCGCTGGTGGTGGTGAAGGACTCGGGGGCCCGGTACCTCTACGTCGGCGGCACGCTGCACCCCGTACTGAACGAGGCGTCGGCGCGGCTGCTGGCCGGGGACAAGCTCTCCGTCCAGCAGGTCGCCGCCGCCTCCCTCGGGGACACCCCGCGCGGGACGCCGCTCGGCATCGTGGGCGCGCCCGACGGGCTGCCGAAGGGCGCGCTCGACCGGGGTACCTGGTCGGTGTGCGCGGGCCGCAAGGACACCGGGACCGGCGGCACCAGCACGGTCACCTCCGTGGTGATCGGCACCGAACCGGGCGGCGACGGACTGGGCGCGAAGGACGGCGTACTGGTGTCGTCACCTCACGGCGGGGTCCAACTCCTCTGGCAGGGAAGGCGGTTCGCGGTCGACACCAAGCACGGTGCGGCTGCGGCGCTCGGCTGGGCGGGGACCACGGCCCCGTACCCGGTCGGTGACGCCTTCCTCGCCTCGCTGGCGGCCGGGCCCGACCTGGCGGCGCCCGAGGTGCCGGGCCGCGGCGGGGCGGGTCCGCAGCTGGCGGGGGCGGCGAGCCGGACCGGCCAGCTGTTCACCGCCGACGGCGGCCAGCACTACCTGCTGCGCAAGGACGGGCTCGTACCGCTGACCGACACCTTGCACCGGCTGGTGCTCGGCGACCCGCGCACCCAGGCGCAGGCGTACGGCGGCGGCGTGGTGAGCGAACGCACGGTGGGTGCCGCCGATCTGGCCGCCCATCAGGTTCCGGCGTCGGCGGCTGCGGCGCTCGCCGCCGACCTGCCCGCCAAGGCACCGCACCCGGTGTCGGCCGCCGCAGGTCAGGATGTGTGCGCGCGGGTCGCTTCCAGCGGCTCCGGGCACACCACGACGGTGGCGCTGGTCGCCGCCGCGCAGGTGCCGGGCGGCGCGCCGGACGCCGAACCGGGTGTACGGGCCGGGTGCCTGGCGGCCGACCGGATCTGGGTGCGGCCGGGCTCGGGCGCCCTGGTGACGGCCCACTCCACGGCCGGGACCGGCGCCAGCCGCTACCTGGTCACCGATGCGGGCGCCGCCTACCCGGTACCCGACGACGACGCTCTCAAGCAGCTCGGCTACTCGGCGGACGAGGCGGTACGGCTGCCCGCGCCGCTGCTCGACCTGCTGCCGACCGGACCGAGTCTCGACCCGCAGGCGCTGGCTCAGGACGGAATCGTGCGCGCCGACCAATCCGCCTCGGAAGGCACCGGGAGCGAAAGCGTTGCACGCACGGGGAAACAATCCAATGAACGATGCGTCAACAATTGA
- a CDS encoding WXG100 family type VII secretion target, which produces MADVTLEVSRANAAIDDMVRANTDMVNALTELLSQLGALKASFSGQTAVMYQDFQNQANNAIETMNAQFGTGAQALKEMVDGQVAGDKRGSGMF; this is translated from the coding sequence ATGGCGGACGTCACACTCGAAGTCTCGCGCGCCAACGCGGCCATCGACGACATGGTCAGGGCCAACACGGACATGGTGAACGCGCTCACGGAACTGCTCAGCCAGCTGGGCGCCCTCAAGGCGTCCTTCTCCGGTCAGACCGCGGTCATGTACCAGGACTTCCAGAACCAGGCCAACAACGCCATCGAGACGATGAACGCCCAGTTCGGCACGGGTGCGCAGGCCCTGAAGGAAATGGTCGACGGCCAGGTCGCGGGTGACAAGCGCGGCTCAGGGATGTTCTGA